One window from the genome of Microbacterium sulfonylureivorans encodes:
- a CDS encoding ATP-binding cassette domain-containing protein, whose amino-acid sequence MPRRRAADVAIRSVDLSVARAGRGGPAQRVVDGVSFTLPHGATLAVMGPTGSGKSSLAAVLAGADESGLAVVGGDAIVEGIGVRHPGRAHRLLTYLTGYLPQSAGANLPARLTVADVIAEPITSRDRRVNQRALQIRVATLLDEMMLPLGTAAKYPYELSAGMRQRVAFARALVLEPKVLIADEPFSNMDIEVRKAARDAIIRRRREYGMSALVVTNQADVVRELDADVLVLRGGHAIAYGHGTNDLLWTPSGEADRRLVAS is encoded by the coding sequence ATGCCTCGACGAAGAGCCGCCGATGTCGCCATACGCTCCGTAGATCTCTCGGTCGCGCGTGCCGGCCGAGGCGGCCCCGCACAGCGCGTCGTCGACGGCGTCTCGTTCACGTTGCCCCACGGCGCGACGCTCGCGGTGATGGGGCCGACCGGCTCGGGAAAGTCGAGCCTCGCCGCCGTGCTCGCGGGCGCCGACGAGAGTGGACTCGCCGTGGTCGGGGGCGACGCGATCGTCGAGGGCATCGGAGTGCGGCATCCCGGACGCGCACACCGCCTCCTCACCTATCTGACCGGCTACCTCCCGCAGTCGGCGGGCGCGAACCTCCCGGCCCGTCTCACCGTGGCCGACGTGATCGCCGAGCCGATCACGAGCCGCGACCGGCGGGTGAATCAGCGTGCTCTGCAGATCCGCGTCGCAACGCTCCTCGACGAGATGATGCTGCCGCTGGGCACCGCGGCGAAGTATCCGTACGAACTGAGCGCCGGCATGCGCCAGCGCGTGGCGTTCGCCCGCGCGCTCGTCCTCGAGCCGAAGGTGCTCATCGCCGACGAGCCGTTCTCGAACATGGACATCGAAGTCCGCAAGGCCGCCCGCGACGCGATCATCCGCCGTCGCCGGGAGTACGGGATGTCGGCTCTCGTGGTGACCAACCAGGCGGACGTCGTGCGCGAGCTCGACGCCGACGTGCTGGTGCTCCGCGGCGGACACGCGATCGCGTACGGTCACGGCACGAACGACCTGCTGTGGACGCCGAGCGGGGAAGCGGACCGTCGGCTGGTGGCGTCCTGA
- the def gene encoding peptide deformylase, whose translation MAVLPIRIMGDPVLHAPAGVVEEITDEIRTLVADMFETMDAAPGVGLAGPQVGVPLRIYTYSYSDDDGVPWRGVIINPELWMRPLEPGDPDPDEEAEGCLSFPGERFPLRRSEEVLVTGIDLDGAPVRIEVDGWRARIMQHEFDHLDGILYVDRLSDTDWKTAQKIARKRGWGRPGHAWTPGVDDIDA comes from the coding sequence GTGGCCGTTCTGCCGATTCGCATCATGGGTGACCCTGTCCTCCACGCCCCCGCCGGCGTCGTCGAAGAGATCACGGACGAGATCCGCACGCTGGTGGCGGACATGTTCGAGACGATGGATGCCGCGCCGGGCGTCGGTCTCGCCGGCCCGCAGGTCGGCGTCCCGCTCCGGATCTACACCTACTCCTACAGCGACGACGACGGCGTCCCGTGGCGCGGCGTCATCATCAACCCGGAGCTCTGGATGCGCCCGCTCGAGCCCGGCGATCCCGACCCCGACGAAGAGGCGGAGGGCTGCCTGTCATTCCCCGGCGAGCGGTTCCCCCTTCGACGGTCGGAAGAGGTCCTGGTGACGGGGATCGACCTCGACGGGGCCCCGGTGCGCATCGAGGTCGACGGATGGCGTGCGCGCATCATGCAGCACGAGTTCGACCACCTCGACGGCATCCTCTACGTCGACCGTCTCTCCGACACCGACTGGAAGACGGCGCAGAAGATCGCGCGAAAGCGGGGCTGGGGCCGGCCGGGCCACGCCTGGACGCCCGGCGTCGACGACATCGACGCCTGA
- a CDS encoding DMT family transporter: MVWTANELQDVGDTLVGVFQDPRILIGIPLALLGAVFMSFGAQYQHRGVTKVEKLSGSTATGGLSGGQLWRLLRRPSWVVGTVMLGLAIVCQLAALSFAPLIVVQPLGAIALVITTLLNAQISGHKPTRRSLIAIAACVGGIFVFVTIAALYATDAPVSNQQLITILILLGVVTIVFGGLWLWRRHKMGALFYITAAGVIYGFVATLAKVVITRWQNDDFFNGLTLTCLAALIASAIVGAYFVQTAYSSGPPDLVIAGLTVIDPIVAILIGLIVLNEAAGAPLWVYIAFSIVGAIAVWGVFQLARYHPQVLSDSKGLPIERGSSGDGEVAHPTTGSLRVTEAVAKVWPDPPVKDKGDGSGR; this comes from the coding sequence GTGGTGTGGACGGCGAACGAGCTTCAGGATGTGGGCGACACCCTCGTCGGCGTGTTCCAAGATCCACGCATCCTCATCGGCATCCCGCTGGCTCTGCTCGGCGCCGTGTTCATGTCATTCGGCGCGCAGTACCAGCACCGCGGCGTGACCAAGGTCGAGAAGCTGAGCGGCTCGACGGCGACAGGCGGCCTGAGCGGCGGCCAGCTGTGGCGCCTGCTTCGCCGGCCGTCCTGGGTCGTCGGCACCGTCATGCTGGGCCTTGCCATCGTCTGCCAGCTCGCCGCCCTGTCGTTCGCGCCCCTCATCGTCGTCCAGCCGCTCGGCGCGATCGCCCTCGTCATCACGACCCTGCTCAACGCCCAGATCAGCGGTCACAAGCCGACGCGGCGCTCGCTGATCGCGATCGCGGCCTGCGTCGGCGGCATCTTCGTCTTCGTCACCATCGCGGCGCTGTACGCGACCGACGCGCCGGTGTCGAACCAGCAGCTGATCACGATCCTGATCCTCCTCGGCGTGGTCACCATCGTCTTCGGCGGGCTGTGGCTCTGGAGGCGCCACAAGATGGGCGCGCTGTTCTACATCACGGCCGCCGGGGTGATCTACGGCTTCGTGGCGACCCTCGCGAAGGTCGTCATCACGCGCTGGCAGAATGACGACTTCTTCAACGGGCTGACCCTCACGTGCCTCGCCGCCCTCATCGCCAGCGCGATCGTCGGAGCGTACTTCGTCCAGACCGCGTACTCTTCAGGCCCCCCTGATCTGGTGATCGCCGGGCTCACCGTGATCGACCCGATCGTCGCGATCCTGATCGGACTCATCGTCCTCAACGAGGCCGCCGGCGCGCCGCTGTGGGTCTACATCGCGTTCAGCATCGTCGGCGCGATCGCTGTCTGGGGAGTGTTCCAGCTGGCGCGCTACCATCCGCAGGTGCTGAGCGACAGCAAGGGTCTCCCGATCGAACGAGGAAGCTCCGGAGACGGTGAGGTCGCGCATCCCACGACGGGCTCGCTGCGCGTGACCGAAGCCGTTGCGAAGGTGTGGCCAGACCCGCCGGTGAAGGACAAGGGCGACGGCTCAGGTCGCTGA
- a CDS encoding DUF262 domain-containing protein — MVTATNVDATAVNTIGWLSSADWTIVVPVYQRQYRWDIGGCEQLLADIRAVGDLDDRHMHFIGSVLSSFSADGDAAELVLIDGQQRITTLMLLVAALHHTVTGHDDVLAGELERVLVLSADRTRTKLRPHRAWADVFESVVLDRRSDEEHHRESRFDDNYAFFRSQISLDEAPRIWRGLQKLEHVAITLGAGANAQQIFESLNSTGEPLRDHELIHNYVLMGLSHAEQQEIERDYWLPIEQNTGESIAAFWRQYLVLTTGREVTLSGGRGVYDAFRHEFPRLDIDDLRLHAVQWREYSEVYRVLLDPSQAPDAELGRQLGYLNTFGTEMYPLVMQAYSDHSQGAIDRAELVHTLEMVQSLLLRRTVVGIGTGRLVARLCRARASGADGLVQAIARITPSDKRVRVALKYSELPHAAYVLGRLAGLDGVADLEVDHVFPLTPADSWTGDGHREWAEYSEDEQNSHRALARTLGNLAMLETALAERAFDRSFPEKQAVYARSGVSSTRVLADLPGWNTAAITARSARLTERFLEVWTRPGTAPIDDDGLTPILDAVRHRGWPRGWEREWDYVEYRGEHWEVPDVKYLFNRVFKRLWADSRAAVVAYSERRGGPVYGAQSWNGQWDRLDDENSLYMGWDSSYMLNAVQGVLEEAGFAPEVFVKYSYIGAVM; from the coding sequence ATGGTCACCGCCACGAACGTCGACGCGACCGCCGTCAACACCATCGGCTGGCTGTCCTCCGCCGACTGGACGATCGTCGTGCCGGTCTACCAGCGGCAGTACCGCTGGGACATCGGGGGATGCGAGCAGCTGCTCGCCGACATCCGCGCCGTCGGCGACCTCGACGACCGCCACATGCACTTCATCGGCTCGGTCCTGTCATCGTTCAGCGCCGATGGCGACGCCGCCGAACTCGTGCTGATCGACGGGCAGCAGCGCATCACGACGCTGATGCTCCTCGTCGCCGCGCTGCACCACACCGTCACAGGACACGATGATGTGCTCGCCGGGGAACTCGAGCGCGTCCTGGTGCTCTCGGCGGATCGCACCCGCACGAAGCTGCGGCCTCATCGCGCCTGGGCGGACGTCTTCGAGAGCGTCGTCCTCGATCGCCGCAGCGACGAGGAGCACCACCGCGAGTCCCGGTTCGACGACAACTACGCGTTCTTCCGCAGCCAGATCAGTCTCGACGAGGCCCCGCGCATCTGGCGGGGTCTGCAGAAGCTCGAGCATGTCGCGATCACCCTGGGCGCGGGAGCCAACGCTCAGCAGATCTTCGAGAGCCTCAACTCCACGGGCGAGCCCCTGCGAGACCACGAGCTGATCCACAATTACGTCCTGATGGGTCTGTCGCACGCCGAGCAGCAGGAGATCGAGAGGGACTACTGGCTGCCGATCGAGCAGAACACCGGCGAATCGATCGCGGCGTTCTGGCGGCAGTACCTCGTCCTGACCACGGGGCGCGAGGTCACGCTCTCCGGCGGCCGCGGAGTGTACGACGCCTTCCGTCACGAGTTCCCACGCCTCGACATCGACGATCTGCGCCTTCACGCGGTGCAATGGCGGGAGTACTCGGAGGTGTACCGCGTCCTGCTCGACCCGTCACAGGCACCGGATGCCGAGCTCGGCCGGCAGCTCGGATACCTCAACACCTTCGGCACCGAGATGTACCCGCTGGTCATGCAGGCGTACAGCGATCACTCGCAGGGCGCGATCGACCGCGCAGAGCTGGTCCACACGCTTGAGATGGTCCAGTCGCTCCTCCTTCGCCGGACAGTCGTCGGGATCGGGACGGGTCGTCTCGTCGCGCGCCTGTGCCGCGCTCGGGCTTCGGGCGCTGACGGCCTCGTGCAGGCGATCGCACGGATCACCCCCTCCGACAAGCGGGTCCGTGTCGCTCTGAAGTACTCCGAGCTCCCCCACGCCGCCTATGTGCTGGGGCGCCTCGCCGGGCTGGACGGCGTCGCCGATCTGGAGGTGGACCACGTCTTCCCTCTCACACCGGCCGACAGCTGGACGGGGGACGGACATCGGGAATGGGCCGAATACAGCGAGGACGAGCAGAACAGCCACCGCGCGCTCGCCAGGACGCTCGGGAATCTCGCGATGCTCGAGACCGCGCTCGCCGAACGCGCCTTCGATCGGTCCTTCCCCGAGAAGCAGGCGGTGTACGCCCGCAGCGGGGTCTCGTCGACGCGCGTGCTCGCCGACCTTCCCGGCTGGAACACCGCTGCGATCACGGCGCGCTCCGCTCGACTCACCGAGCGGTTCCTCGAGGTCTGGACACGCCCAGGCACGGCCCCCATCGACGACGACGGACTGACCCCCATCCTCGACGCCGTGCGTCACCGCGGCTGGCCGCGGGGGTGGGAGCGCGAGTGGGACTACGTCGAGTATCGCGGCGAGCACTGGGAGGTTCCCGACGTCAAGTACCTCTTCAACCGCGTCTTCAAGCGACTCTGGGCCGACTCGCGCGCGGCCGTCGTCGCCTACAGCGAGCGTCGCGGCGGGCCCGTCTACGGCGCGCAGTCATGGAACGGGCAGTGGGACCGGCTGGACGACGAGAACTCGCTCTACATGGGCTGGGACTCCAGCTACATGCTCAACGCCGTACAGGGTGTGCTCGAGGAGGCAGGTTTCGCCCCCGAGGTCTTCGTCAAATACTCCTACATCGGCGCCGTGATGTAG
- a CDS encoding DUF3145 domain-containing protein codes for MATPQARGVIYIHSAPRALCPHLEWAVGRALDRAVSFEWADQPVLHGARRAEFYWEGSAGTGAALATAIRGWEHLRFEVTEDPTPRSDGGRWLHTPGLGIHYAQTDTAGNVVIGEDRVRYAMEVSGGNALDLQRELQVALGAAWDDELEAFRHASDDAPVVWLHKVG; via the coding sequence ATGGCTACACCACAGGCGCGTGGAGTGATCTACATTCACTCTGCGCCACGGGCGTTGTGCCCCCACCTCGAGTGGGCGGTCGGTCGAGCGCTCGACCGAGCGGTCAGCTTCGAGTGGGCCGACCAGCCGGTGCTGCATGGCGCCCGGCGCGCGGAATTCTACTGGGAGGGATCGGCCGGCACCGGTGCGGCGCTGGCCACCGCGATCCGCGGGTGGGAGCACCTGCGATTCGAAGTGACCGAGGATCCCACGCCTCGCAGTGACGGGGGCCGCTGGCTGCACACGCCGGGTCTCGGCATCCACTATGCGCAGACCGACACCGCAGGCAACGTGGTGATCGGCGAAGATCGCGTCCGCTACGCCATGGAGGTCTCCGGCGGGAACGCGCTCGACCTGCAGCGCGAGCTGCAGGTCGCCCTGGGTGCTGCCTGGGATGACGAGCTGGAGGCCTTCCGTCACGCGAGCGACGACGCACCCGTCGTGTGGCTGCACAAGGTCGGCTGA
- a CDS encoding beta-ketoacyl-[acyl-carrier-protein] synthase family protein — MSTPRIVVTGIGASTPLGGTAPESWSALLGGASGAHTLEYDWVEEYQIPVTFAAEAKVRPNTVLERPVANRLDPSAQFALVAAQEAWEDAGKPEVEPERFGVDFATGIGGLQTTLAAWDTLKEKGPRRVMPMSVPMLMPNAPAAAVSMHLGARAYARTVASACASSTESLVNAYDALRSGQADVIIAGGSEAVIHGLTLAAFASMQALSKRNDSPETASRPYSVDRDGFVMGEGAACLVLETLEHAQARGAKIYAEVVGGGVTADSYHITAPEPEGLGASRAVRLALEAAGATPDEVTHINAHATSTPTGDIAEYKALLSVFGDRLHDIPVSATKASTGHLLGGTGALEAIFTILALRDRVAPPTINISTQDPEIPLKVSGEAQPLGDGPQLAISNSFGFGGHNAVVAFRSV; from the coding sequence ATGAGCACACCCCGAATCGTCGTCACCGGCATCGGCGCATCCACCCCGCTCGGGGGCACGGCGCCCGAGAGCTGGTCGGCCCTCCTCGGCGGGGCGTCCGGCGCCCACACGCTCGAGTACGACTGGGTGGAGGAATACCAGATCCCGGTGACGTTCGCCGCCGAAGCGAAGGTTCGGCCCAACACCGTCCTCGAACGCCCCGTCGCCAACCGCCTCGACCCGTCGGCGCAGTTCGCGCTGGTCGCGGCGCAGGAGGCCTGGGAAGACGCGGGCAAGCCCGAAGTCGAGCCGGAGCGCTTCGGCGTCGACTTCGCGACCGGCATCGGCGGCCTGCAGACCACCCTCGCCGCGTGGGACACGCTGAAGGAGAAGGGCCCCCGGCGCGTCATGCCGATGAGCGTCCCGATGCTGATGCCCAACGCGCCGGCCGCCGCCGTCTCGATGCATCTCGGCGCCCGTGCCTACGCGCGGACCGTGGCCTCGGCGTGCGCGTCGAGCACCGAGTCGCTCGTGAACGCGTACGACGCGCTCCGCTCCGGTCAGGCCGATGTCATCATCGCAGGCGGCTCCGAGGCTGTGATCCACGGCCTCACCCTCGCGGCCTTCGCGTCGATGCAGGCGCTCTCCAAGCGCAACGACTCCCCCGAGACCGCCTCACGCCCCTACAGCGTCGACCGCGACGGCTTCGTCATGGGCGAGGGAGCCGCCTGCCTCGTTCTCGAGACGCTGGAGCACGCCCAGGCACGCGGCGCGAAGATCTACGCCGAGGTCGTCGGCGGCGGCGTCACGGCCGATTCGTACCACATCACCGCTCCCGAGCCCGAGGGGCTTGGCGCGTCGCGCGCGGTCCGTCTGGCACTCGAGGCAGCCGGGGCGACGCCCGACGAGGTCACGCACATCAACGCGCACGCCACGTCGACGCCCACCGGAGACATCGCCGAGTACAAGGCGCTCCTGAGCGTCTTCGGCGACCGCCTGCACGACATCCCGGTCTCCGCCACCAAGGCGTCGACGGGTCACCTGCTCGGCGGCACGGGCGCCCTTGAGGCGATCTTCACCATCCTCGCCCTCCGCGACCGGGTCGCTCCCCCGACGATCAACATCTCGACGCAGGATCCCGAGATCCCGCTGAAGGTGTCGGGCGAGGCCCAGCCTCTGGGCGACGGTCCGCAGCTGGCGATCAGCAATTCGTTCGGCTTCGGCGGTCACAACGCCGTCGTCGCGTTCCGCTCCGTCTGA
- a CDS encoding acyl carrier protein — protein MAFTSDEVLAGLAELITDETGISADEVALEKSFTDDLDIDSISMMTIVVNAEEKFGVTIPDDEVKNLKTVGDAVSYITSNQA, from the coding sequence ATGGCATTCACCAGCGACGAGGTCCTCGCCGGACTGGCCGAGCTCATCACCGACGAGACGGGAATCTCGGCCGACGAGGTCGCGCTCGAGAAGTCGTTCACCGATGACCTCGACATCGACTCCATCTCGATGATGACGATCGTCGTGAACGCCGAGGAGAAGTTCGGCGTCACCATCCCCGACGACGAGGTCAAGAACCTCAAGACCGTCGGCGACGCCGTCAGCTACATCACGTCGAACCAGGCGTAG
- a CDS encoding beta-ketoacyl-ACP synthase III, with protein MTRTLVQPTGPAHTRIYSYGAARGEIAVPNDDLIGPIDSSDEWIRQRTGIITRTRAVAETDAIDLATDAAREAIERSGVEASRIDAVIVATISNPKQTPSVSAIVADRVGSNPAAAYDVNAACAGFAYGVAQADALIRGGAATYALVIGTEKLSDVVDPADRSISFLLGDGAGAVVIGPSDTPGIGPTIWGSDGSRAEAVGMNHTLTDFRDGLAPWPTLRQEGPTVFRWAVWEMVKVARQALEAAGVEASDLAAFVPHQANMRIIDEFAKQLGLPDTVIVGRDIETTGNTSAASIPLATHRLLEEHPELSGGLALQIGFGAGLVFGAQVVVLP; from the coding sequence ATGACCCGCACACTCGTCCAGCCCACCGGGCCGGCCCACACCCGCATCTACTCGTACGGGGCGGCACGCGGCGAGATCGCGGTGCCCAACGACGACCTGATCGGTCCGATCGACTCGAGCGACGAGTGGATCCGCCAGCGCACCGGCATCATCACGCGCACGCGAGCCGTAGCCGAGACCGATGCGATCGATCTGGCGACGGATGCCGCGCGCGAGGCGATCGAGCGCTCCGGCGTCGAGGCGTCCCGCATCGACGCCGTCATCGTCGCGACCATCAGCAACCCGAAGCAGACGCCCTCGGTGTCGGCGATCGTGGCCGACCGCGTCGGGTCGAACCCCGCCGCGGCCTATGACGTCAACGCGGCCTGCGCCGGTTTCGCGTACGGCGTCGCGCAGGCCGACGCCCTCATCCGCGGCGGCGCAGCCACGTACGCCCTCGTGATCGGCACCGAGAAGCTCAGCGACGTCGTCGACCCCGCCGACCGCAGCATCTCGTTCCTCCTCGGCGACGGCGCCGGCGCCGTCGTGATCGGCCCGAGCGACACGCCCGGCATCGGCCCCACGATCTGGGGCTCGGACGGATCGAGGGCCGAGGCCGTCGGCATGAATCACACGCTCACCGACTTCCGCGACGGTCTCGCGCCGTGGCCGACGCTCCGCCAGGAGGGGCCGACGGTGTTCCGCTGGGCGGTCTGGGAGATGGTCAAGGTCGCACGTCAGGCTCTCGAGGCCGCCGGGGTCGAGGCATCCGATCTCGCCGCCTTCGTCCCCCACCAGGCGAACATGCGGATCATCGACGAGTTCGCCAAGCAGCTCGGCCTGCCGGACACCGTCATCGTCGGTCGCGACATCGAGACGACCGGCAACACGTCGGCGGCTTCGATCCCACTCGCCACGCACCGACTGCTCGAGGAGCACCCCGAGCTCAGCGGCGGCCTCGCGCTCCAGATCGGCTTCGGCGCCGGGCTGGTGTTCGGCGCGCAGGTCGTCGTCCTCCCCTGA
- a CDS encoding ACP S-malonyltransferase, producing MRIAVFPGQGSQSPGFLAPWLALDGAADRLAAYSEWSEVDLVAAGTEWDADRIRDTQVAQPLIVAASLLSWNALPDRDAVSGVAGHSVGEFAAAAAAGILTEEDALRLVGIRGRAMAEAAAVEKTGMSAVIGGDEASVVARLEDLGLTPANYNGGGQLVAAGALAALAALTADPPASTRVIPLQVAGAFHTRYMAPAVETLRTAAASVEASDPRVTVWSNRDGGSVASGESVVGLLVDQVASPVRWDLCMASFATAGVSGIVELSPAGTLTGLAKRALRGVPAVAVKTPDDLEAAGALLSGTTHA from the coding sequence GTGAGAATCGCCGTCTTCCCCGGGCAGGGCTCCCAGTCCCCCGGCTTCCTTGCCCCCTGGCTCGCCCTCGACGGCGCAGCCGACCGACTTGCGGCGTACTCCGAATGGTCGGAGGTCGACCTCGTCGCTGCCGGAACAGAGTGGGACGCCGATCGGATCCGCGACACGCAGGTGGCTCAGCCGCTCATCGTCGCGGCCAGCCTGCTCTCCTGGAACGCGCTGCCCGACCGTGACGCCGTCTCCGGCGTCGCCGGCCACTCCGTCGGCGAGTTCGCCGCCGCGGCCGCGGCGGGCATCCTGACCGAGGAAGACGCCCTGCGCCTTGTCGGCATCCGCGGACGCGCCATGGCCGAGGCCGCCGCGGTCGAGAAGACCGGCATGAGCGCCGTCATCGGCGGGGACGAGGCATCCGTCGTCGCCCGGCTCGAGGATCTCGGCCTCACCCCCGCGAACTACAACGGCGGCGGTCAGCTCGTGGCAGCCGGCGCCCTCGCTGCCCTCGCGGCCCTCACCGCCGATCCTCCGGCATCCACGCGCGTCATCCCGCTGCAGGTCGCCGGTGCGTTCCACACGCGCTACATGGCCCCGGCCGTGGAGACCCTCCGCACCGCGGCCGCCTCGGTCGAGGCATCGGATCCACGCGTGACCGTGTGGAGCAACCGCGACGGCGGCTCCGTCGCCTCCGGCGAGTCGGTCGTCGGCCTGCTCGTCGATCAGGTCGCCTCGCCCGTGCGGTGGGATCTCTGCATGGCGTCTTTCGCAACCGCGGGTGTGTCGGGCATCGTGGAGCTGTCGCCCGCGGGTACGCTCACGGGGCTCGCGAAGCGGGCTCTGCGCGGCGTTCCCGCCGTCGCCGTCAAGACTCCCGACGACCTCGAAGCGGCCGGCGCTCTGCTGAGCGGCACGACCCACGCATGA
- a CDS encoding PucR family transcriptional regulator, with amino-acid sequence MPAPASMDKTETLAWLRRISGDLATATIKRLEDTLPWYAEMPPARRSAVGLVAQAGITSFISWYEDPTSTPWIAADIFAVAPRELLRSVSLQQTLQLIRVTVEITEERVAGKGEHLREAILLYSREVAFAAADVYARAAEARGLWDARLEALVVDSILTGEADEELPSRIAALGWHGHGEVAVLVGTTPPQFDIDQLRRTARKLGVDVLIGVQGSRLVLVLGRAEPPSRADDAPGDLPFTDIAKRLEPGFGPGFLVLGPTVPALVDAGQSARASLAGFAVARAWRSAPRPVEADDLLPERALAGDPLAKQTLVERIYRPLQAHSADLVATLWSYLDNGRSLEATARELFVHPNTVRYRLKRVSEVIGWDATGPREALILQTALILGSIGTDATRRRPPATRRPAH; translated from the coding sequence ATGCCCGCCCCCGCCTCGATGGACAAGACCGAGACGCTCGCCTGGCTGCGACGCATCTCGGGCGACCTCGCGACGGCGACCATCAAGCGACTGGAGGACACGCTCCCCTGGTACGCCGAGATGCCGCCGGCGCGGCGGTCGGCCGTCGGACTGGTGGCGCAGGCGGGCATCACGTCGTTCATCTCCTGGTACGAGGATCCGACCTCGACCCCCTGGATCGCCGCGGACATCTTCGCGGTGGCTCCCCGCGAGCTCCTTCGCAGCGTGAGTCTGCAGCAGACCCTGCAGCTCATCCGCGTCACGGTGGAGATCACGGAGGAACGCGTCGCGGGCAAGGGAGAGCATCTTCGCGAGGCGATCCTGCTCTACTCCCGCGAAGTCGCCTTCGCGGCCGCAGACGTCTACGCGCGTGCCGCCGAGGCCCGCGGACTGTGGGATGCCCGGCTCGAAGCCCTCGTCGTGGATTCGATCCTCACAGGCGAAGCCGACGAGGAGCTCCCGAGTCGCATTGCGGCGCTGGGCTGGCACGGGCACGGCGAGGTCGCGGTGCTCGTGGGCACCACGCCCCCGCAGTTCGACATCGACCAGCTCCGCCGCACGGCGCGAAAGCTCGGCGTCGACGTGCTGATCGGCGTGCAGGGTTCGCGCCTCGTGCTGGTCCTCGGCCGGGCGGAGCCGCCGTCACGCGCGGACGACGCGCCGGGCGACCTGCCGTTCACCGACATCGCCAAGCGGCTCGAGCCCGGATTCGGTCCGGGATTCCTCGTGCTCGGCCCGACCGTGCCGGCGCTCGTCGACGCGGGCCAGAGCGCCAGAGCGTCGCTGGCGGGGTTCGCCGTCGCCCGTGCCTGGCGCAGCGCCCCGCGGCCCGTCGAGGCCGACGACCTGCTGCCGGAGCGCGCACTGGCAGGCGATCCGCTCGCGAAGCAGACGCTCGTCGAGCGCATCTACCGTCCACTGCAGGCGCACAGCGCCGATCTCGTGGCGACGCTGTGGAGCTACCTCGACAACGGCCGGTCCCTCGAGGCGACCGCGCGCGAGCTGTTCGTCCATCCGAACACGGTGCGCTACCGGCTCAAGCGCGTCTCCGAGGTGATCGGGTGGGACGCCACCGGCCCGCGCGAGGCGCTGATCCTCCAGACCGCGCTCATCCTGGGTTCCATCGGCACCGACGCGACACGTCGACGTCCCCCTGCGACGCGCCGTCCCGCGCACTGA